CGCCAAAGAAAAATAAAAGTCTTGCACATCTCGCCGCCAAAGAAAAATAAAAGTCTTGCACATCGAAAAGACCGAAAGAGGCGCCGATAGAGCCAGAACGGGCTGGGTGCCTGGGCCCCCGGCGTTACGTCTGATGGCGGCGGCTCGACCCGCCGCTACCCGCGAACACGTGATGACACCACGTCCGTTTCCTCCGTAGCCCCCTCACCCGACGGggcgagacagagagagagagaaggggaGGAAGGCGACCGCCGCCCGCTCGCGCCACACCGATCAGGCGCGCGACACACCAAAGGCGAGGGAGGCCCAGACGTCCAACGCACACGCAATTCTGGAAGGAGCCCCGCAGACGAAATCCCAAGGCAGGGGTAGAAACTGGCCTTTCCCGGTTTTAAAAATCCCACCTTTCTTTCTCCCTAGTCCTCATCCCCCCGTCTCGTCTTTCTCGCTTCCTTCCGCCCCCTTCTttccctccctcctctcctccccgacgcgctACCCGACTGCCCCTCCCTCCTATGGTCTCCATGGCCGCCGCAGCAGACGACGACCACGACCGCCGCCGCGTCGCCAACCTCTCGCCGTCTCCCTCGGACGCCCCTGTTCCCGCGCAGCCGCACCGCAGGCGGCTCCACAGCTTCTCCTTCCCCACGCTCAGCTGGGGCACGCACCGCCTCCTCCGATGCTCCAAGGACCCCGCCTcggcgcctccgcctccgcctccgcacACCCCGTCCCCGGACAAGGAGAAGGCCCGTCGCTCCACGGATGGCGGTGCCGGAGGCGGTTTGCCCCAGCGCCCCCCTCAGCGGCCCTGGAACCTCCGCACCCGCCGCTCCGCCACTGCCGCACCCGGTGCGGTCGGGCCGGAGGCCGCGGCCGATGCTGCGGCGGAGCACGCGCCGGCGCGGCCTGCGCAGACCAAGAAGCGGGGGTTTTCCATCGTGCTGTCCAAGGAGGAGATCGCCCAGGACTTTGCCTTCTTCCGCGGTACGCGACCCCCGCGCCGGCCCAAGAAGCGCTCTCGCCCGGTGCAGCGCCAGCTCGACGTAAGGATCGGACCTGCGTTTGTAATTCTCAAGTTTTCGGTGTTTGAATTTGGCGTCTTATTCgagtttttgttgttgttattgttggaATTGCAGTCGCTGTGCCCTGGATTGTCCCTAGTGGATTTGACGCCGGACTCGTACAAGATCGAGTGAGGTAAGGAACAAGGGATCGTTTGACTTCTTGTCGCAATTCGGTTCTTTTCTTTGATTTGGCTCTGAAGATGCGCTTGTCTTCTTGCAGAGGTGAATGCTGATATGGTGGAGATTCAAATGGGAAGGGATTCAGATGTGGTCATCTCTTTTGTTCTCCGATGTTCTGATCGCGTTTCTTTCTTATGTGAATGGCTAAAAATCTCTGCTTCATAACTCAGAACTGTGTTATGGTGGAACATTTTAGATGAAGTTCAGTGTAGTATCTCTTTAGATGATGTGTTGCCATGGAGTTGGTGAGTAGTTTAAAGTTAAGGAATTTGGTTATTGGGCTTGTAGGATTGCTAATTGTATCAAGGTTATGATCCTTAGTGGGGTGTACTTGTCCTGTTATGTATACATGGGTAATGATCTATGAAGGTCTTTTTATATGAAATTGCAGGAAACAGTTCAATTTTGCTTCATTGTAGCGGTGAGGTGTTTTAAGTGTTCTTGTGCATTGATCGCATTCGTTTTCTTCTGTGATTGGTAAAAACGCCATTTTCATAATTCATAAGTGGTGTTATTGTGGATGTTTTAGATAAGGTACAGTGTACTATCTCTTCTGTTGATATGTTGGGATGTACTAGTTTCTGAGTAGGTAAAGTAAAGGAATTTGGCTGTTGGACCTGTTACATTGCTAAAATTGTATGAAGGTTATGAACTTATGATCCTTAGGTGGGGTGTAATTGTCCTGTTATGTACACATGGGCATTAATCCGTGAAGGTTTCTTATATGAAATTGTACGAGAACAGTTTGATTCTGCTTCTTATTGTAGCTCTGACGTGTCTAAGTACTCTTGTGCAAGTCGCCAAGTCTCGGCTTAGCAAACATAAAACAATAGTTGCACTGTATATTTGCATAACATGGAAAGAAGATGCTTTGACTGTACTCTGATACGTTACACATGTTTTTAATAGAATGGTTCGATGTTGTGTAACATAACTTGGAGTATCCATAGTGGAACATTTATATGCATGGCATGGTCATCTCCTAGTTTTGCCCCATAAGCCAAAATTGGCGGATAAGTAAAATTATCAAAGGTAACGGCTATCTTTTAAGCTTGTTCTTTTAGTATCTCTCTGACATTTGTTGTTGAGCTTTAGTTACCTCCTTTTTGCCTGATATTCACTCCATTTTATTACCAGAATTTGGTACTCCCTCCTATCCAAATTAATTGacggagctttagtatttctcgAATCTTGATTCCACTGTCTGTTGCATTTGTAGCGTGTGCTTGGTTTGATGCCAATATTTGGCATGCCATGTTTAAAAAGAATGAGAACAGAGGAGAGACTCATCCCTATGTTATTCTTGTATAGGGGAAGAGGGACTCAAACCCGGGCTGGCGACATCAACCTTCGTGCTGTCCACCACTCCACCCGGAAGGCAAGTTGATTGGCCAACAAAATTTTGTGGTAACCTTTAGCCAAGTTGTCAATGTTGGCAAGTTCTGGTTTTGCCAAATATTGGCTTGCCAAAACTTTGGCTAGCCGACTTTTGGTAATAAATCAAGGCATGCACTTTTTTTTTGAAAGATCCAGCGTGCCGCTGGCTTTTCATTAATTTAGCAGGGGGAGATTACAAAAAGTTTTCGTCCAAGGGGACAAAGACAGGGAAAATTTACGCCCAAGAACGATCGAAGGGAGAATAGAGGGGGCGTCCTCTATTTCTCTGCACAATATCTCTACTACTCACGTCAGGTCCCCGAACGGGGGCGCTAGGCATTTAGCTCCGGCGAGTCGCCATTGCTCTAAGTCGCTCCTGATTTCATTTATCACTTCCGTGGAGCTTGGGGTCTTCTCTCTGAATGTGCAGCCGTTTCTCTGCAGCCAGACGCGCCAGAGAGTCATGGCCAGCATCGTCTTCGTCCCCCTTCGTGTTCCTGGGGCCGCCCTGTCTACCATGCAGCTGATGATCTCCGTCGTGGACCTCCCCTGCACATCCGGTTTGAGTGCCTCGCACCCCCTCCATGACGCCACTTGTGTCCAGATCTCCTTGGCGAACGGGCATTCCCAGAACAAGTGCACCGATGACTCCAGGCTCCTGTTGCACAGAGCACAGAAGTATCTGCATGCACTTCATTTTCTTGTTTTTAACACTATACCCTAAGTTGATGGATTGTTGCTTATAATGGGCTATTTATCTTGGTAGTTCAGTTATACCTCATGGATGAAGCAACAAAAGTGTAGGCCATATACATTTTATAAGGAGATAAAAGGAACATGAATCGGTGAACCTCCATCTGAGCCCCAATTTACAGCTTGGTCTCTTTAGATTTTTTTTTTTAAATCAATTGATATCCCTGGACATTCTAAAACAGTCTAGCTGCTAGGCAAGTGAGCACAACTGGATGCTCTTGGTGTATTGAAGTTGCACCCCCTACTTGAGCAGATCGATTAACTTCTCCCAGGAAGGGTTTTGTAGCTCTGTGCTACATCAGTGTCTCTTACCACATACTGAAGTATGGCTTTAGTTAGATTTCTGGATATCATTGGTGGAAAGGGAGATACATATGTTTTCTGAGGTTTTGTAATCCATTCTTTGACTAACTAAGCATATGGTGTGAGATTGAAGATTTGTAATCCATATCTACATATATTTCTCCTTCTCATCTGGTCTGTTACACTCAACCAGAATTGATCTGTACGCACTGGATTGAGGGTATGCTTGTTTAATGCTCAGTATTGTAGCCTAAGATGGAGCTTGTCTGTTCCTACCGGAGCTCCCCTGCCAGTGTGTGCCGGAGCCGGATCCTCTAACATGCTCAAGGGATGTCACAGAGCTACAGTGTTCTTCTTGTGTAAAAAAGACAGAAAGTTGGGGAGCTTATGAAATTGAAATAGTTCTTTTGAAAAGAGTGAAATGAGTATTTCAAAAATTGAATGAGTCTTCTAAAATTGAACTTGGTATGTCACGAATTGAAATTGATCTATTAGGAATGAAAACCTGTCTTTTGAAAATTGAAATGAGGCACTGTTCATGGGCTCAGCCTGAAGGGAAGTCAGATTGCTGTAGCTTACCTGACTTCCCTTCGAATGTTAGAGGATCCAGCTCTGTGTGTGCCACGGTCTGCTGCTTGGGTCAACCACCCCAAACAAAGGTCTCTCATATAGTCTTCCTCTCTTTATTTCTGATATTTTCCCCTTGTCTTACTATGTTCTTGGCTGACTTGTGAATTTCCGAAGGATCTGTTGTCTACTTCGTCCTAAGAGGCTAAAAATATTCAAGTTACTGGGAAACAAGGGAAATATTTGTGGCGGCTGGAGATTGTATATGTCTGCAGATTCATTATTGTAGAACCAAATGTGCACTAGAATTGTAAGTATAACCAAAGCAACTCTTATAGCCGTAAACATGTGCTATGAGGGACATATGAGCAGAGCTGCGCCAGCAATGTGTTTCTCGTTCCCCCCTGATTTGGGCTCCCCATTCCCATTGTCATATCAGGTCTATGTTCTTTATCGTACTCTCTCCTCCGTAAATAAATATAaaagcatttagatcactaaagtaatGATACATgcttttatatttgtttataGAGGAAGTACTAGCGTTGCTGTCTATGTTCTTTATCGTACTCTTCCCTTCGTAAATAAATATAaaagcatttagatcactaaagtaatGATACATgcttttatatttgtttataGAGGAAGTACTAGCGTTGCTACACAGACGACGATTGCTAGCCGATACATGCACAACATGGCTCCTCGCACCATCGATTAGCAATTCTGAACAGTTGTAGACGCTTGGATTAGCCAGCCAAAAGTCGCCCATGAAGTAGTTCCGTATTAGCAGCGTGATCAGCGTCGATTCACTCGAATTGTTTTCAGATAAGGGCGATCGGCTTTTGCAAAGCATCTTTCGAAACAGGTGGACCCCTCTTATCTCCTCTACAGTTCTCAGCACAACGCCATTTTGGACCGGTCTTTCTTTCCGAGATTCGGTATTAGATTAGTTATCGCTGATTTACAATAACGCACGACTTTGATGTAAATCAGCGACAACTAATATGATGCAGAGGAAATATATGCCTGCACTCCTTAATTGCCTACTCGTGGGAAAGAAACTGTTTTGAATGGGTACTCGCTGAATTTCTTTTCTATCTTTTTTTAGGCTGgttatagtggggagtaacttatactagtgtcatgcatatgacactagtctaggTTACTATCTTTATAGTTCAAAGTAATATAGTAGTAGTGTCATATATGGTCTCATTTATTAggttgtagactcatcttgtcttgggGAGCGCTATGTTACAGTATTATGTTACCACTTCTCATTAACTATTTGCCACATAAACAAAATTTTCTTAAAGTGCGCTATATTACTAGccatgttactcccactatgactagccttaggGAAGAATTTCTTTCTATCTTAACTAATAAATGAGACAATTCTTAAAAGATGTTGTATATCAGCACAACTAATatgaagcggaggaagtacatgCTTGCATTCCTTAATTGCCTACTCATGGGAAAGAAACTGTTTTGAATTGGTACTCGCTGAATTTCTTTCTATCTTTTTATAGGGAAGAATTTCTTTCTATCTTAATTAATAAATGAGACAAATCTTAAAAGATAAATTCGTGCCTCGGTTTTAAAAACATGAATGGTACAATTTCATCCATAGGCTTCTCGAAcctcaaaagaaaataaattcgTGAACCAATATGTAGTTGGATGGTTAGGAGAACGGTAGTATCTCCTGCCTATCAGAGTTCAAAGTCCTGGATTCATTCCAGGCCTttcggcgatgtgcgttcagtgggagtaGATGTTCCCGTCGACAACGAAGATGTCTGTCGACTTCGTCAATCTCTAGTGACGCGTTTGGTAGGCTATATTAGGTCAGGCTAGGCCGGCACGGGCAGAATTTGGCCCGTTTGGTTGCCTAGCTCGCATGCAATTCATGGCCCGCACGAACCTCAAGGCAGGCCTGGGCCTGGCTCTGGAGGAACGGCCGAATCGGCCTTTTTGCGAGCCAGGCTCGCTCGAGCCACGCGTGGCGAGCGCCTGCACGCGCGGGGAAGCACGGGAGACGGCGCGATGGCTCATAACTCCCCACGCCCCCTCCCGTCACTTCCCTCGCCAGTTCACACCCACTCCCTCTCTCTTACCTCACCACCCGTTTGGTTTCTCCGATGGCAACGCCGCCATCTCGCCACGCCCCACCCACTCCGGTCATCGCCAGCAGCAATCCCATCCAAGAGAGGTGGGTTGCCGGGCTCTCCGCGGTCGGAGTAGATCTGGCGGCGGCACTACGAGGTCCCTCCCCTTTCTGCACCATGCCGCCGCCCCGGGCCAATGCAGCGCCGGTGTCGGTCGCTTTGGCTCCGCCACCGGAGCCGGTGGTCCTCTCCATCGGCTCAAACCTGGCGGGGATCCAATACCCGTCGGCGCCGTCCTTTGCAGGCCCCTCTTATGGGGGCATTTTTTTACCCCCATACGAGGGTTTTATCCTCTGCGTCCGGTGCAAGGGGAGGGGAGCTCCACGACGCCGGCGTCATCTTCGAGCCGGCGCAGGACGAGGTGCACGACCGCGACCCTCGGAATGGttgggtcctgttcatcggcg
The Aegilops tauschii subsp. strangulata cultivar AL8/78 chromosome 3, Aet v6.0, whole genome shotgun sequence genome window above contains:
- the LOC109732391 gene encoding uncharacterized protein; this encodes MVSMAAAADDDHDRRRVANLSPSPSDAPVPAQPHRRRLHSFSFPTLSWGTHRLLRCSKDPASAPPPPPPHTPSPDKEKARRSTDGGAGGGLPQRPPQRPWNLRTRRSATAAPGAVGPEAAADAAAEHAPARPAQTKKRGFSIVLSKEEIAQDFAFFRGTRPPRRPKKRSRPVQRQLDSLCPGLSLVDLTPDSYKIE